ATCAGCTTTCAATTCCATCACATCAGCTTGCAACAAAATCATTTGTAACAAGTCGTCAACATTTTCACCAGTTTTAGCAGAAATATTAACAAAAATTGTGTCACCACCGTAATCTTCTGGAATTAAGTTGTACTTCATCAACTGTTCTGTAACGTGTTGTGGGTTTGCACCTGGAGCATCCATCTTGTTGATTGCTACGATAATTGGCACTTTAGCACTCTTAGCGTGGTCAATAGCTTCAATTGTCTGTGGCATTACACCGTCATCGGCAGCAACAACCAAGACAACAATATCAGTTATTTCAGCACCACGCTCACGCATGTTTGAAAAGGCTGCATGTCCTGGGGTATCCAAGAAGGTAATCAAATGATCGCCAACATGAACTTGGTAAGCACCAATCTTCTGAGTGATACCACCTGCTTCATGAGCAGAAACATGTGTGTGTCGTAAGCGGTCAAGTAAAGTTGTCTTACCGTGGTCAACGTGACCCATGATTGTAACAACTGGTGGACGCTTAACCTGGTTTTTTGATTCTTTAGATGCTTCCATGCGTTTACTGTAAAGCGTATCAATATCAGAAATATCCTCATGAACCTTTTCTTCTGCATTAATACCGTATTCAGCAGCAATCAATTCAATCGTATCTTTATCTAAAGATTGGTTTTGGTTAGTCATTACACCAAGCATAAATAGCTTCTTAACGATTTCTGCTGGTTCACGGTGCAAAATTTTACCCAAATCTTGAGCATTCATACCAACTTCGTATACCAATGTTTCTGGTAATGGACGCTCTTTTCTCTGAGTTGGTTGCTTTTTTGGCGTTTGGTCAATTTGACGACGCTTATTTTTACGCTTACGACGTTCTTGACGGTCAGAATGATTGTTACTACCATTATTGCCAAAAGTTTGATTTCTACCCTTACGACCAGGTTTACCAGAATTACGTGAAGTATAGCCATTACCACGGCGCTTTTCTTCCTTAACTGGCTCTGGACCAGCATTATTAACTACTGGTTGTTGTCTAGGGACTGGTTCGTTCTGCTTCATTCTTGCTGGCGAAGGCTTAATAATCTTTGGACCAATAACCTTTGTCTCAGTTGTCTTTTCTTTTGCAGGTACCTTAGGTGCTGCAGCATTATTTTTAACTTTTTCAGTTGCCTTAGGATTTTGCAAATGCTCATGATAAGCCTTACGTGCCTTGTCAGCCTGCTTATTCAAATTGCTTTGCTCAACACGCTGCTTTTGCTTTAATTGCTTAAGCAAATCTTGAGCTGCTGGCTTAGAAGTATGCGCATTGGAATTAGTATTATTACTTGAACGGCGGTCTTGGTTACGCTCTTGCGAGTTACGGTTATTAGGCCGGCGATTGTTTCTGCGGCGATTATTATTTCTATTGCCAGTTTCTTCATGCTTCTTCTCATTCTTACGAATAGAAGTGACAGAAACCTTGATTTTGCTGCTCTTTTTAGCAGTCTTCTCTTGCTTTTTAGCGGGAGCGGAGCTATGGAAACTACCCTTTAATTGACTTACTTGTGAATCTTCTAGTGATGACATATGGTTTTTAACATCAAAGCCGAGGTCCTTTGCTTTTTTAACCACAACTTTATTATCGATGCCTAATTCTTTTGCAATTTCGTAAATTCTTTTTTTAGCCATCCCAATCACACTCCTTCATTAATCTTTTGTCCTAATGCCTTACAAAAACCAGCGTCAGTTAAGCCCAACACCTTACGTTCTTTACCAATTGCATGCGACATCTCATCGCTGCTAAATTCAGTAATAACCTTAACGTCATTCTGCTTAGCTGCTCTAGTGATCTTCTCACTTGTATCGGCATGGCTATCATTAGCCAAAATAACTATCTTGATTTGCTTTGCTTTAAGGCCAACTAACACAATTTCAAGCCCAGAAACTAATTTTCCAGCTCGTTGAGCAAGCCCAAGCAAATTTAATGCTTTTTGTCTATTTTGCAAATTTATTTATCACCAAACAATTCTTTTCTTGCCTTTTGATGATCCACATAAGAATACAGGTCTTCATAAAATGCGTCTGGAACTTTGGCACCTAGGCTTCGTTCTAAAACACCTTTTTCTTGTGCAAACTTGATCTTACTTGGATCTAGTGATACATATGCACCGCGTCCCGGTTTTTTACCGCTAGGATCAACAGAGACATTCTTGTCCTTGTCAATCACAATCCGCACTAATTCCTTTTTAGGCTGCATGGTATCAGTTAATAGATCTTTCCGCATTGGAATTTTTCTTTTTTTCAAAAGAACTCACCCCTAGACTTATTCTTCGTCTGCTTCTTCTTCAGGTTCAGCTAACTCTTCTTGCTCTTCTGCATCATCAACCTGAGCTTCTAAATCATCATCAGTAGCTTCGACTTCTTCAGCGACTTCAGTTTCAGTGTCAACAGCAACAGTTTCATCAGTTGTGTTTTCTGCTACTTCTGCAGCTTCTTCATTATCTTCGTTGGCAGCTTTGCTACTTTCATCAACAAATTCAACTTCAGATTCTGGTCTAATATCAATCTTGTAACCAGTTAAGCGAGCAGCTAAACGAACATTTTGACCCTTCTTACCAATTGCTAGCGATAATTGATAATCAGGAACAATTACAAGAGCACTCTTTTCATCTTCGTCATCGCCAAATTGAACAGCAATAACTTCAGCTGGATTAAGCGCATTGGCAATAAAGTCTGACGGGTCTTCTTCGTACTTAACGACGTCAATGTTTTCACCGTCAAGTTCATTAACCACATTTTGCACCCGGGCACCACGCTGACCAACACAAGTACCAACAGGATCAATGTTAGGATCATTTGACTTCACCGCAATCTTGGTCCGATCGCCTGCTTCACGGGCAATCGAAACAATCTCGACAGTACCATCAAAAATTTCTGGGACTTCTTGCTCAAACAAGCGTTTGACCATATTTGGTGCAGTTCGAGAAACAGTGATTTGCGCACCCTTAGAATCAGAACCAACATGAGTTACAAGAACACGAATTTGGTCTTGAGGGTTGTAAGTTTCGTTAGGCATTTGGTCATTGTGTGGCATAACAGCCTCAACATTACCAATTTTAACATAAACGAAGCGATTATCACGTCTTTCAACTGTACCAGTAATCAGTTCATCCTCATATTGTGAATACTCATCAATGATGTGATTGCGTTCAGCTTCGCGTAAATGTTGCATGATGACTTGTTTAGCAGTTTGCGCAGCAATCCGACCGAAGTCCTTTGGTGCAACTTCAAAACGAATTTCGTCGCCAACTTCATAAGCTTTATTGATGTTTAAGGCATCCTTTAAACTATATTCAAGTCGTTCATCATGAACCTCATCAACAACAGTCTTAACTGCTAGTAATTTAAAATTACCTTTGCGTTCATCAAATTCAACTTCAACATTTTGTGCTTGATTATAGTTCTTTTTGTAAGCAGCAACAAGAGCTGCCTTAATTGCTTCGACAATAACGTCTTGCTTGATACCCTTTGTCTTCTCTAAAGTAGCAAACGCCTCTAGCATTTCTTTAGACATAAGTTTAATCAGCCTTTCTAAAATTCAATTGCAAAACGGATATTTGCAATCAACTTGCGAGGAATAGTTAATCGTTTCCGTCTCGTCTTAATCTTTATTTCTAACTCGATTTCATCATCATTAAATGACTTGAGCGTACCCTCATAATTCTTTTCACCGTCAAGCTTTTGATAAAGGCCAACATGAATGTAATTATCAAGGGCTTTTTGCCAATCCTTCTTCGTTTTAATTGGTCGCTCAACACCGGGTGAAGATACTTCTAAAACGTAAGGTTCAGGGAACGGATCAGGCTCAATCTCGTCAAGTTTAGTTGAAACCAGTTCACTAAGCCCGACGATTTCATCCATATCAATTCCGTTTTCACGGTCAACATATATTCTTAAATAATTTTGGCCTTTTTCTTTTACGTATTCAATGTCCACCAACTCGTCATTGCGCTGTGCAATTATTGGTTTAATTTCTGTAAGAACAAGATCTGTAACTTTCGCCAAATATTTTCCTCCGTAATAAAAAGAGTGAGCAAAAAATACTGCTCACTCGAATTAATTATCCGAACTTCTAAATAAGTATACCATATTTTAACATCAATGTTCAATCAAAAACTTTTCTCGGTTAGCGTCAACTTTTTGCAATTTCGCCTCTCAGCTTTAGATCTGTTAAATCCTTGACCATTAACTTAGGCAAATTGCTTTTCATTCCATTCCTCATTAATCTAATAGCTATACCAGATAGACTTTCAGCTACCTGAACCCGTGTTTGGTTGCCCTCATCAGTTAACTGCCAATTATGAATTGCAAAAGCTCCAATTGTTTTTCCAGTCCAGCCAAAAAGATGACTTGTACATGTATGAACGGTTGATTTATATGTTAAACCATTCGACTTCCAAACAAACTGTGAATTTTCTTTAATCGGATAATTACTTTTTACTCTGACATAATTAATGTCACTTCTCCATGCTGTCCAATTCTTAATATCAGACAATACTTTCATCACAGTTTGGCTGTCTGCATCTATTAAAATGTTACTGCTAGCACTAACAATAGCATTATCATCAACATTAATATTAAAATTCTTCATTTATTATCACCTGATGATATTTTACTCAATTTTAAAAGTCAGTGTCAAACATCCTAAGATAGTTAGTAGATAGAAGTATAACAATACTTTTATCTACTTTTTCTTTTACAATTAAGGTTGAAGTCGAGGTCGTCATAAAAAGTAAATCTTTGAATTCAAATGTCAAACGAGTCCATAAATATTTCCCCTACCAACCTGTATAGTATCAAGGCTGCCAATTTTCCGCATTTCTTCACGAAAGTCAACATCATTATAATCGACATTGAACTACAGATTAGACTCAACAGCCTTGTATATCAAAGTATCATTATCTCCTTTGGTTAACTTAAAAACTGTAACACTGTAAATTTAACCCTTGATTAATCTATTCATTGCCTCTTCAACCTCCACGTATGACAGATAATTATCCCGAAACTTCTTAGCCTCACTCATCATCGGCAATTGCTGCTGCCGAATTTCTGCTTCTGCCTTATCAGTCGCAATCCCCAATTGGTTAGCGAGATAAAATTGCAGCGGTGCCGAATGAATGTGGTTGTACACGACCTTAAAATCATGACCAGCACCATACTTTTCTTGAGCACCCGATAATTCATGCAGCAAATGCTCCTTTTGGTTAGGGTGCCCCGACTGATTAGCAATATTCTTGCTAGAATAAAGTGAACGCTTAGTATTTAAACTGATATCGTCATTATTGGGATTAGTAAAATTGCTGATAATATCTTTTGCTTGTTTAATGGTTATCATTTCTTGCCTTCAATCAACTAAATCAAATCTTTTACTTATATTATATCTAGATAGATTGGTAAAAGTGAAACAAAAAATAGAATAATTCCTTTTCCTTGAAATTAATCATACACAAAAAATCGCTAGTCCAATGACTAACGATTTTCTTATATTAAATATCAAATAATGACAATTGATTTTGGTCAGGCATCCCTTCCAGAACGCCATTGTCTTCTAAATAGTCCATAATTGTTTGCGAAACTTTACCGCGCTTAGACAAATCTTCTTTTGACAAGAATTTTTGCTCAGCACGAGCTGCAACAATTTGTTTAGCCGCGTTATTACCAAGTCCGGGTACGGCATTGAATGGCGCTAAAATCGTGTGTTGGTCAAGAATCTTAAAATTAGTTGCTTCTGACTGGTTGATGTCAACCATCTTAATCTTAATTCCTCGCTCCAGACACTCATTAGCAATCTCAAGCACCGTCAATAAACTCTTGTCTTTAGCAGAAGCATCATTACCCTTGTCTTGAATGTCGGCCATTGCCTTTTTGACCGTATTTTTACCATGGCTCATCGCAACCAAGTCGAATAAGTCAGCCCGCACTGAGAAGTAAGCCGTGTAATAAATCTCGGGATAGTAAACCTTGAACCACGCAATCCGCAGCGCCATTAAAATGTAGGCAGTAGCGTGCGCCTTCGGGAACATATACTTGATTTTAAGACATGACGGGATATACCAGTTCGGAATCTTGTCATTTTTCTTCAAGACAGCCATGTCATCGTCGCTAATTCCGCGACCATGACGCACAGATTCCATTGTCGAAAAGGCAACTTCTGGCTTAACACCCCAGTGAATCAAGTCCATCATAATGTTGTCCCGACAACCAATTACGTTCTTCAGCTTGCAAGTACCGTCATTAATCAATTCCTCGGCGTTTCCGAGCCACACATCAGTACCATGTGACAGTCCAGAAATCTGCAATAATTCTGAAAAAGTCGTTGGTTTAGTCTCTTCAAGCATCCCCCGAACAAATCTAGTACCAAACTCTGGAACGCCTAAGGTACCCGTTTCTGATTGAATTTGTTCTGGCTTGACACCCAAAATCTTCGGACTAGAAAACAGCGACATGACACCCGGATCATCAGGTGGAATTGTCAATGGATCAATTCCTGATAAGTCCTGCAACATTCTGATCATCGTCGGGTCATCGTGCCCCAGAATATCAAACTTCAAGATATTATCATGAATGGAATGGAAGTCAAAGTGCGTCGTCAACCACGCCGCATTGACATCATCGGCAGGATATTGCACAGGTGTAAAATCATAAATGTCCATATCATCAGGCACAACAACAATTCCCGCGGGGTGCTGTCCAGTTGTTCGTTTAACACCACTGACACCAGCAGCTAATCTGTCAAGCTCGGCACCACGCAGGTTCAACTCTTGTTCTTCGTCATAATGTTTGGCATAACCATACGCGGTCTTGTCCGCCACCGTGGCAATTGTCCCAGCCCGATAAGAATTATCCGGCCCAAACATGACTCGAATAAAGTTATGCGCCACTGGCTGATAGTCACCCGAAAAGTTCAAATCAATATCGGGAACCTTATCACCGTGAAAGCCCAAGAAAGTAGCAAACGGAATATCCTGCCCATCTTTGACTAGTTCAGCACCACATTTTGGGCATTTTTTATCAGGCAAATCATAGCCTGAGCCATATTCACCATTCTCAAAGAACTTGGAATATTTACACTTTGGACAGCGGTAATGTGGCGCCAACGGATTAACTTCCGTAATTCCTGACATGGTTGCAACCAGACTTGAACCAACGGACCCTCGCGAGCCAACTAGGTAGCCATCTTTGTTAGACTTGGCAACTAACCGCTGTGAAATCAAGTAAATAACTGCATAACCATTGGAAATAATTGAGTTTAATTCCATTTCCAAACGGTCTTGGACGATTTTTGGTAGTGGCTGGCCATAGAGCTCATAAGCCTTATCGTAAGTCAACCGCTTCATTTCTTCATCGGCATTATCAATGTGCGGTGGGAACAGTCCATCCTTGATGGGTGCAATCTCCTCAGTTGCTGCCGCGATCTTATTCGGATTGGTAATGACAATCTCTTTAGCAGCTTCTTCACCAAGAAAACTAAAGGCATTAAGCATCTCTTGCGTGGTATAAAAGTGTAGGTCAGGCTGCGTTTTGTTGCGATCAGGATTACTTCGCTGCGCAGAAATTAAAATTGTGCGGTAAATAGCATCATGCTTTTCAACATAATGGGCATCCCCCGTAGCCACAACCGGCTTATTTAATTCCTTACCCAACTTATAAATATTGGTCAAAATCTCTTCTAACTCTGCTTCATCGCTAATCAAGTGGTCCACAATCATTTGCGCATAATTTGCAGGTGGTTGAACCTCAAGATAATCATAAAACTTGGCCTTTTTACGGGCCTCATCATAACCCTTTTGCATCATGGCAACAAAGACATCACCTTGCAAACAACCAGAACCATATAATAAGCCTTCATGATATTGCGCTAAGTCTGACTTAGGTGTCCGTGGTATCCGATAAAAGTCTTTGGTGCTGGCTATTGAAATTAAACGGTACATGTTTTTAAGTCCCGCCTGATTTTTAGCCAAAATCGTCATGTGTGACGGCCGCGCCCGCTTAAAGACCTGACCATGAGCAGCGTAATCATTCATCTTGCCTAGGTCATCTTCATCAAACTTGGCATTAAATGCATCAAGCAGCTTAAACATCAAATAACCTGTTGCTTCTGCATCCTGATTAGCACGGTGGTGATGTTCCAAGACGACATTGTACTTTTTAGCTAGCGAATCCAGTGTATGCCGGGTTTGTTCTGGGTGCAACAAGCGCGATACTTCTAGTGTATCGACAACTGGCTGTGTAATCTCTTGAAGACCAGTTCTTCTTAGTGCTGCATTAACAAAGCCAACATCAAACTGAACGTTGTGCCCACATAAAGGCCGCTCGCCATAAAAATCTTGAAATTGTTTAATAACAACCGCCTCATCGTCAGCTGCCCCAACCTGCTCGTCAGTAATCGAAGTTAAATTAATTGTTTGCTCACTTAACGGGTGGTGAGGATTAATAAACTTATCAAAACGCTCAATGACTTCGCCGTCTTTCATCTTGACGGCTCCAATTTCAATAATTGTGTCGTAAACCGATGATAGACCCGTGGTTTCCACATCAAAAATAACAAATTCGCGGTTTTCATAAGTCATTGGTGCCGGATTTAATACAAGCAGCGCATGATCGTCAATCATGTTGGCTTCAACGCCATAAACAATCTTAATCCCGTTTTTCTTACCAACATTATATGCTTCAGGAAATGATTGAACATCAGCGTGGTCAGTAATTGCAATCGCCTTTTGGCCAAACTTTTTAGCAGCAAGAATAAAGTCTGTTGCCGTATTAGTAGCATCAAGTTGACTCATATTAGTGTGCAAATGCAGCTCAACACGTTTTTCTTCACCTTGATATTCTTCGGTTCGCCCAACATGCTCAACAACTTCAAAACTAGAAATATTAAAGACAACATCGTGTTGCCATTGGTCATCAGCAGCTGAACCCTGCATTTTAGCCCAAGTACCTGGCTTCAATTCTGAAACACTCTTAATTTGTTCTTTATCAGAAACAAACTTTTTAAAAGAAATTGAGTCGCTATAATCTGTAATTTCACCGGTAAAAATAATTGCGCCGGACTTTAATTCCCGACTTTCAGTATTAAAAATATTACCTTCGATAACGACATTTCTAGTACCATCAACTACATCTTTAATTTGCGTAATTGGCAGACTTTCATCAAGCTTACGGTTGCCATAACGTGTCTTCTTAGTTGGATAAGCCTGCGGCTTTGGCCTTTCTTTAGACGGCGCCGCATTATAGGCTTCCTGCATGCTCTGCTCATGTTGCTCTTGCAACTGCTGCAGACTAGCCAAATTGCTTTGCGTGTTTTGTTCGTCAAGCTGCGTTACAAATTTTAGGTTAAAGAAACCAAAGTCACGCATTTCTTCTGCTAGCTGATCCAACATTTTTTGTTCAATTAAGCCATCAACCACTAAATTATCAACGGGAATAATCCAACGCCCATCTTCTTTTTTAGGCTTATGGCTGGAAATTAACTCACGAGCAACCGGCTGCAAAAAGTCCGAATTCTGTACGACATAGTGCCAATAATCTGTTAGATAATCATCAGCACCATCTTCAGTTCGAATAAAAAGCCGCGTTTTAACAAAAGAAGCAAAGCTCGCGTTAATTGCCTTATTCAAAGCCGCATAAGTTTCAAATTTTAGCGGAGTAGTAAAAAGAACATGGATATCCCACTTATGTTCTTTAGCGTATACATCCACGTTCTCAATTTCACCCTTTTGAAGCAAATCATTATCCGCGAATTGTTCCGGAAAATGAATTTGCTCTAAAAGATGTAAGAAAAGTTTGTTTTTATCAGTCACGAAAAATTATCCTAACTCTTTATTTACAAAACTATCTAATTCAGCAACTGTAACTTCACTAGCTTTGTCATCAGTTGGGCGTTTAACTTCAACGATGCCTTCACTAGCTTTTTTACCAATCGTAATTCGAATTGGCGCACCAACCAAATCGGCATCGGCAAATTTAACACCAGCACGTTCATTACGGTCATCATATAAAACATCGTAATTAGTACTGTATTTTTGTTCTAATTCTTCAGCCAACTTGGTTTGAGTATCGTCCTTCATCTTCATTTGAACAATGTGCACTGCAAATGGTGCAATTTCTTTAGGCCAAGCAATCCCAAATTTAGTTGCGTGCTGTTCAACAACTGCTGATAACATTCTAGTCACACCAATTCCGTATGAACCCATGATTACTGGTTGAGTTTTACCATTCTGATCTAAGAAATCAGCACCCATGGTCTCAGTGTAGTAAGTTCCAAGCTTGAAAATGTGGCCAACTTCAATTGAGGTTGTAAATTTCAATGGTAAGTGGTCAACTGGGTCAGGTTCGCCCTCATTAGCAACTCGAATATCACCAAATTGCTCAACTTTGAAGTCTCGGTTAAGGTTAGCATTCTTCAATTGGTAACCAGTCTTATTGGCACCAACAACAACATTGTAAAGACCTTTCACTGTATTATCAGCAACAATCTTATCAGCCCAATCAGCATTAACTGGGCCTACGCCGCCCTTCGCAGCACCAGTAATCGCCTGTAATTCTTCGTCGGTTGCTACTCGCAAAGAATCAGCATCAAGTAAATGGGTCAATTTGATTTCATTTACTTTCTTATCACCGCGAATTAAAACTAGCACGTGCTCTTTTTCATCGACAATATAAAGGACACTCTTAACAATTCTGGTAGCCGGTACGTTCATAAAGTCAACTAAGTCAGCAATTGTTTCCTGATCAGGAGTTGCAACTTCAGTCATTGCTTGCAATTCTTCTGGGTCTTGCTTAAATGTATCGTCACTCACTGCCATCTCAAGGTTAGCTGAATAAGTACCAGTTTCATTGGTTGCAATTGTATCTTCACCAATTGCAGCTGGTGCTTGAAATTCGGTTGAGTTTTTACCACCCATTGTGCCTGAGTCGGCGATTACTGGGTTTACTTGAACACCACAACGACGATAAATTGCTTCAAAAGCACGTTTTTCATCATCAAATTGTTCATCAAGTTGATCCCGTGTTGCCGCAAAACTGTATGCATCAAGCATGATAAATTCACGTCCGCGCAATAGACCAAATCGAGGCCGGTTTTCATCACGGTACTTAGTTTGGATTTGGTACAGTGCGATTGGCATTTGCTTGTAACTCTTAATATTTTTAGCGACAATCTCAGTAAAAGTTTCCTCGTGAGTTGGCCCCAAAATACTTTCACGACCATGACGGTCCTTTAGACGGAACATTTCTGGACCATATTTTTGCAAACGACCAGATTCTTCCCAGAGTGAAGCTGGCAGAAAATGTGGCATTGACATTTCTGGCACGTTAATCTTGGCCATTTCTTCTTCCATAATGTTTTCAGCCTTGCGTAAAACGCGGTAGCCTAATGGCAAATATGCATAAACTCCAGCTGTAACTTGGCGAATATAACCACCACGCAACATTAACTGATGACTTTTAGCCACAGCATCAGAAGGTGCCTCTTTCAATGTCGGCATAAATAATTTAGATTGACGCATTAATTTTCTCCCAAGAAAAATAAAAATTTTCTATTTAATAAAGTAACGATAAATATCATTACCAGTAACTGCAATAATTAGAACTAACAATAAGCCAAAACCAATCAGTTCAACCATTGCTTCGTGGTCCTCAGAAATTGGCTTTCTGCGGATAATTTCAATAATATTAAGCAAGAATTTACCACCATCAAGACCAGGAATTGGAATTAGATTGACAATTCCTAAATTGATTGAAATCATTGCTAAAAAGGCAAGAATGTATGAAAAACCCATTTTGGAAACCTGCGATGTTTCCGAATAAATACCAACTGGACCAGATAATTTATTTAAACTGAAGTGTCTAAATAATCCGCCAACAGCATTAAAAATCAAACCAGTGGTAGAAACAGCAATATCCCAGCCGCGCTTAAGTTTTACATTAGCACGATCATCACTGCGGGCCAAAATTCCAATTTGGTAACTCGTTTGTCCCTGCTGCTTTACTGCTTTTGGTTTCACCTTGACAGTTTCTTTTTGACCATTCTTAAGTAAAGTAATAGCAATCGTCTTACCTTTACTCCGATCCACTTGCGTTGCAA
The sequence above is a segment of the Lactobacillus sp. ESL0677 genome. Coding sequences within it:
- a CDS encoding proline--tRNA ligase, giving the protein MRQSKLFMPTLKEAPSDAVAKSHQLMLRGGYIRQVTAGVYAYLPLGYRVLRKAENIMEEEMAKINVPEMSMPHFLPASLWEESGRLQKYGPEMFRLKDRHGRESILGPTHEETFTEIVAKNIKSYKQMPIALYQIQTKYRDENRPRFGLLRGREFIMLDAYSFAATRDQLDEQFDDEKRAFEAIYRRCGVQVNPVIADSGTMGGKNSTEFQAPAAIGEDTIATNETGTYSANLEMAVSDDTFKQDPEELQAMTEVATPDQETIADLVDFMNVPATRIVKSVLYIVDEKEHVLVLIRGDKKVNEIKLTHLLDADSLRVATDEELQAITGAAKGGVGPVNADWADKIVADNTVKGLYNVVVGANKTGYQLKNANLNRDFKVEQFGDIRVANEGEPDPVDHLPLKFTTSIEVGHIFKLGTYYTETMGADFLDQNGKTQPVIMGSYGIGVTRMLSAVVEQHATKFGIAWPKEIAPFAVHIVQMKMKDDTQTKLAEELEQKYSTNYDVLYDDRNERAGVKFADADLVGAPIRITIGKKASEGIVEVKRPTDDKASEVTVAELDSFVNKELG